A DNA window from Pseudarthrobacter sp. W1I19 contains the following coding sequences:
- a CDS encoding Gfo/Idh/MocA family oxidoreductase, giving the protein MRQVTTTPIRTAVVGFGVSGKVFHAPLIAADPDYSLDIIVTADPARAAVASRLYPQARIVPTPEAMFAHAGDLDLVILGTPPLTHFDLASTAMAHGLHVVVDKPFVTASGHGEELVAAAADAGVQLTVFQNRRWDADFLTLQRLLAEGALGEVRSFESRFEWWRPEGFGNWRDTASLGEGGGILHDLGAHLIDQAVQLFGPVQESSGETANHGPHPDGADTEAFVSLLHESGVRSRLWMNGMAPQVGPRFHVLGSRAGYTKWGLDHQEPALAAGMSPLDSSYGVEPQDAWGVLGIDGATTRIRPETGAYPRFYAELAAALRGEGALPVDPAESLEVLRIIEKVHAFA; this is encoded by the coding sequence ATGCGCCAGGTGACAACCACGCCCATCCGTACGGCCGTCGTCGGGTTCGGGGTCTCGGGCAAAGTCTTCCACGCGCCGCTGATCGCAGCTGATCCTGACTACTCGCTGGACATCATCGTCACGGCTGATCCAGCCCGCGCGGCCGTTGCTTCCAGGCTCTATCCCCAGGCCCGGATTGTTCCAACGCCGGAGGCCATGTTCGCCCATGCCGGCGACCTCGACCTGGTAATCCTCGGAACACCCCCGCTCACCCATTTCGACCTTGCCTCCACGGCCATGGCGCACGGGCTCCATGTGGTGGTGGACAAGCCCTTCGTCACTGCCTCAGGCCACGGGGAGGAACTCGTGGCCGCCGCTGCCGATGCCGGCGTGCAGCTCACGGTCTTCCAGAACCGCCGGTGGGACGCGGACTTCCTGACGCTCCAAAGGCTGCTGGCCGAAGGCGCGCTGGGCGAAGTCCGCAGCTTCGAGTCCCGCTTCGAATGGTGGCGGCCCGAGGGCTTCGGCAACTGGCGGGACACCGCTTCTCTCGGGGAAGGCGGGGGAATCCTCCACGATCTCGGTGCGCACCTGATCGACCAGGCAGTCCAACTGTTCGGGCCGGTCCAGGAAAGCTCTGGGGAGACGGCGAACCACGGACCGCACCCGGACGGGGCGGACACCGAAGCCTTCGTGTCACTGCTCCATGAATCCGGCGTCCGGTCCAGGCTGTGGATGAACGGGATGGCTCCGCAGGTGGGCCCGCGCTTCCACGTCCTGGGCTCCCGGGCCGGCTACACCAAGTGGGGCCTGGACCACCAGGAACCTGCCCTCGCGGCGGGCATGTCCCCGCTGGATTCCTCGTACGGCGTGGAGCCCCAGGACGCTTGGGGGGTCCTGGGCATCGACGGTGCCACCACGCGCATCCGGCCAGAAACCGGGGCCTACCCCCGGTTCTATGCAGAGCTGGCTGCCGCTCTTCGCGGCGAGGGTGCCCTGCCCGTGGATCCAGCCGAGTCCCTTGAAGTCCTTCGGATCATCGAAAAAGTCCACGCCTTCGCCTAA
- a CDS encoding amino acid ABC transporter permease produces MDWFNTIIRTFFDFKAMAEVFPQLLGVGLLNTLIISIAATILGVFLGMVIAVMGISPSRWLRVPARIYTDLFRGLPAILTILLIGQGFARLSQSVFGPSPYPLGIIALSLIASAYIGEIFRAGIQSVDKGQGEACRALGMSYAKSMALVVIPQGIRRVLPALVNQFIAIVKDSSLVYFLGLLVSERELFRVGQDAAVLSGNLSPLVMAGLFYLVITVPLTHLVNYFDNRFRTGRRRPAAPTSGLKEVKELDAASPLITGSNT; encoded by the coding sequence ATGGACTGGTTCAACACCATCATCCGCACGTTTTTCGACTTCAAGGCCATGGCCGAAGTCTTCCCGCAACTCCTCGGAGTGGGGCTGCTGAACACGCTGATCATTTCCATCGCGGCAACCATCCTGGGTGTTTTCCTGGGCATGGTGATCGCCGTGATGGGCATCTCGCCGTCCCGGTGGCTGCGTGTCCCGGCCCGTATCTATACCGACCTGTTCCGCGGCCTGCCCGCAATCCTGACTATCCTGCTGATTGGCCAGGGCTTCGCCCGGCTGAGCCAGTCAGTGTTCGGCCCCTCGCCGTACCCGCTGGGCATCATCGCCTTGAGCCTGATCGCCAGCGCCTACATCGGCGAGATCTTCCGGGCCGGTATCCAGAGCGTGGACAAGGGCCAGGGCGAGGCCTGCCGCGCCCTGGGCATGAGCTACGCCAAGTCCATGGCCCTGGTGGTCATTCCGCAAGGCATCCGCCGGGTACTGCCCGCGCTGGTGAACCAGTTCATCGCCATCGTGAAAGACTCCTCCCTCGTCTACTTCCTGGGCCTGCTGGTGAGCGAGCGCGAACTCTTCCGCGTAGGCCAGGACGCCGCCGTACTCTCGGGCAACCTCTCCCCGCTGGTGATGGCAGGCCTCTTCTACCTCGTCATCACCGTGCCGCTGACCCACCTGGTCAACTATTTCGATAACAGGTTCCGCACCGGCCGTCGCCGCCCCGCAGCGCCGACAAGCGGACTGAAGGAAGTCAAAGAACTCGATGCGGCCTCGCCGCTGATTACCGGGAGCAACACATGA
- a CDS encoding TetR/AcrR family transcriptional regulator yields the protein MGRPRTPRLSRKTIGREALAMFEQEATLSMPRLAERLGVRQSSFYKHVTGRDDIIELARGSLADRVQVPASDTGNLDELIRQIFEALRSAYSLAPALLPLLLTQPVSHPDALSLYDKFAGALTRAGVPEHLVIPTLETLDSAAIGASLDAITMESAWNIPEAQRTDFPYLSAAQQAVSTSQTDRFAFLADVLSAGLKAAITDNT from the coding sequence ATGGGACGGCCACGGACCCCCAGGCTTTCACGAAAGACCATTGGCCGGGAAGCGCTGGCCATGTTCGAACAGGAAGCGACCCTGTCAATGCCACGCCTGGCAGAGCGCCTCGGAGTCCGGCAGTCCTCCTTCTACAAGCACGTCACGGGCCGGGACGACATCATCGAACTGGCTCGGGGATCCCTTGCCGACCGCGTCCAGGTCCCGGCGTCGGACACCGGGAACCTGGACGAGCTCATCCGGCAGATCTTCGAAGCGCTCAGAAGCGCCTACAGCCTGGCACCGGCGCTTCTGCCGCTGCTGCTCACCCAGCCTGTATCCCACCCGGACGCGCTGTCCCTCTACGACAAATTTGCCGGTGCCCTGACACGTGCCGGGGTGCCTGAACACCTCGTTATCCCGACCTTGGAAACCCTCGACAGCGCAGCCATCGGTGCCAGCCTTGACGCCATCACCATGGAGTCCGCCTGGAACATCCCCGAGGCTCAGCGGACGGATTTCCCCTACCTGTCCGCGGCCCAGCAAGCCGTATCAACCAGCCAAACGGACCGCTTTGCGTTCCTGGCCGACGTCCTGTCAGCCGGACTGAAAGCCGCCATCACCGACAACACCTGA
- a CDS encoding ABC transporter substrate-binding protein has product MVAAAVAALLALSGCGGSTPAQSSADNPYALIQPGTVRVASLGDSKPYTFTDAQGNFTGFDVELFKDVAKRAGVDNVVFTGQDFSAILPAVANGQFDVGVAAIGITDKRKETVDFSNGYLAGYLTVLTTKDSGIKDVEGLSGKRLGVVQGTLQEAYAVKNFPTASLVRFPDNNSAIAAVNSGSADAHFLDYEAAKDYIEQHGLVSVADIPSFDAPAGFAIAKDKTALKEALNKGLAEAMEDGTWKTLYQKWFPGSPMPEQYLPKAEQTATAAPTAAK; this is encoded by the coding sequence ATGGTCGCGGCCGCCGTCGCAGCCCTCCTGGCGCTGTCCGGCTGCGGAGGATCAACTCCCGCCCAGTCCTCCGCTGATAACCCGTACGCGCTGATCCAGCCGGGCACCGTCCGGGTTGCCAGCCTGGGTGATTCGAAGCCCTACACCTTCACCGATGCCCAGGGAAACTTCACGGGCTTCGATGTTGAGCTTTTCAAGGACGTCGCCAAGCGGGCAGGAGTGGACAACGTCGTCTTCACCGGCCAGGACTTCTCCGCGATCCTGCCCGCCGTGGCCAACGGACAGTTCGACGTCGGCGTTGCCGCGATCGGCATCACCGACAAGCGCAAGGAAACCGTGGACTTCTCCAACGGCTACCTCGCCGGCTACCTCACGGTCCTGACCACCAAGGATTCCGGCATCAAGGACGTGGAAGGCCTGTCCGGAAAGCGCCTCGGCGTGGTGCAGGGCACCCTTCAGGAAGCCTACGCAGTCAAGAACTTCCCCACCGCCAGCCTGGTCCGGTTCCCGGACAACAACTCAGCCATCGCAGCGGTCAACAGCGGCTCAGCTGACGCCCACTTCCTCGACTACGAGGCGGCCAAGGATTACATCGAGCAGCACGGCCTGGTCAGTGTTGCCGACATCCCCTCCTTCGACGCACCCGCAGGTTTCGCCATCGCCAAGGACAAGACAGCCCTCAAAGAGGCACTGAACAAGGGCCTGGCCGAAGCCATGGAAGACGGCACCTGGAAGACCCTGTACCAGAAGTGGTTCCCGGGCTCCCCGATGCCCGAGCAGTACCTGCCCAAAGCCGAGCAGACCGCAACAGCGGCCCCGACCGCAGCCAAGTAA
- a CDS encoding SIS domain-containing protein translates to MTDGTFIGVQPVKEIPGDIRGSQEHALTLWPDIRSYISGLPELKRVYLVGAGGSLSGLHAAQYFLDRRATTPVTSVNSDEFYYRASPGVGPGALVISLSAAGMTPETARAASWAQERGAAVVAVTLNPEGTLAKAVTRALIAKTGDGNQILLQLLALAILEREGQNVSAELSALAALPAATEAAVRGFEPYAAKIAGNMKDVPVTYLIASGSLQGMGSTFTSCFLQEMQWMHAATINANEFFQGPFEVFDKDTKSILYLTEDETRPMAERAERFLEEYGGETFRVDSRELELPGIPQEMRAFVAPLVFYTIAFRLAAHYEAVRGYSLEGRRYMWQFPY, encoded by the coding sequence ATGACCGACGGAACCTTCATCGGAGTACAACCTGTCAAGGAAATCCCAGGCGACATCCGCGGCTCACAGGAGCATGCCCTCACCCTCTGGCCTGACATCAGGTCCTACATATCGGGCCTGCCGGAACTCAAAAGGGTCTACCTCGTGGGTGCCGGAGGCTCACTCTCCGGCCTGCACGCCGCGCAGTACTTCCTCGACCGGCGGGCAACAACGCCCGTGACCTCTGTTAACTCGGACGAGTTTTACTACCGCGCATCGCCCGGAGTAGGGCCAGGCGCTCTGGTTATCTCCCTCTCAGCCGCCGGCATGACCCCCGAAACAGCAAGGGCAGCCTCCTGGGCACAGGAGCGGGGGGCAGCCGTAGTGGCAGTGACACTGAACCCTGAAGGAACCCTTGCAAAAGCAGTCACCAGGGCCTTGATCGCCAAAACCGGGGACGGGAACCAGATCCTCCTGCAACTGCTCGCCTTGGCCATACTGGAACGCGAAGGCCAAAACGTGTCCGCAGAGCTCTCGGCCCTCGCTGCACTGCCGGCAGCCACCGAGGCCGCGGTTCGCGGATTCGAGCCCTACGCCGCCAAGATCGCCGGCAACATGAAGGACGTACCCGTGACGTACCTCATCGCTTCAGGATCACTGCAGGGCATGGGCAGCACATTCACCAGCTGCTTCCTCCAGGAGATGCAGTGGATGCACGCGGCAACCATCAATGCGAACGAGTTTTTCCAAGGCCCGTTCGAAGTGTTCGACAAGGACACCAAAAGCATCCTTTACCTGACCGAAGATGAAACCCGCCCGATGGCCGAACGCGCGGAACGTTTTCTCGAGGAGTACGGCGGGGAAACCTTCCGGGTGGACAGCAGGGAGCTCGAGCTTCCCGGCATTCCCCAGGAAATGCGCGCCTTCGTCGCACCCCTTGTCTTCTACACCATCGCGTTCCGGCTCGCCGCCCACTATGAGGCGGTACGGGGTTACTCGCTGGAAGGACGACGCTACATGTGGCAGTTCCCGTACTAG
- a CDS encoding amidohydrolase produces the protein MNTAHPVDTVILSSSILYGGELERIAGFIAVSGSRIAAIGPTAAAAEWIAGAAQVIDVGDATVTPGLIDAHIHPILGLSIARGLDLNGITELHAVRAALAEYAAATPHHVGSDWIFAWGMDPVIFGEAEFSNSIFEGILDGELVYITLFDGHAALVSDAGLSHAGVTGREEVDSSGFVGLSANGTPNGMLYEMAAMDLVQAKLPPLSFDERVDELDRLLRAMAGCGLVAGQMLDFGHADSLDVLEALEERGDLAIRLRISPWVMPGANQEDLNALLAMQGRHGRRWHVRGIKLMMDGTIDNGTAWLFDPDSHGESRHPLWPQPAELAAAMRFFHENGIPTATHAIGDKAVSFIAQTIAALPRNGTVHRIEHIESIPDQVLTQIIDAGATTSLQPTHCALYSRADHADNWSRRLGTERANHAWRTRDLRDAGAVVALGSDWPIAPFDPRGIIAAAQTRRPAGRPDIKPVQPRQALSARAALEGYTAQYWESVGEKGGTLVVGARADLTVFGLDPLTTAPDEFALAPILLTMVDGEIVADHRTAAAAAGPST, from the coding sequence TTGAACACCGCCCACCCAGTCGACACCGTCATCCTCTCATCGAGCATCCTTTACGGTGGGGAACTCGAAAGGATAGCGGGCTTTATCGCCGTGTCAGGGAGCCGCATCGCGGCCATAGGGCCGACGGCGGCAGCAGCGGAGTGGATTGCAGGCGCCGCCCAGGTGATCGATGTGGGGGACGCCACCGTCACCCCGGGGCTGATCGACGCCCACATCCACCCGATACTCGGCCTGAGCATCGCGCGCGGCCTGGATCTGAACGGGATCACAGAACTCCACGCCGTCCGGGCAGCACTTGCTGAATATGCCGCAGCAACACCACACCATGTTGGCAGCGACTGGATATTTGCCTGGGGTATGGATCCGGTGATCTTCGGCGAGGCGGAGTTCAGCAACAGCATCTTCGAAGGCATCCTCGACGGGGAACTTGTCTACATCACACTTTTCGACGGACACGCAGCCTTGGTATCCGACGCCGGGCTCAGCCACGCCGGAGTGACTGGCAGGGAAGAAGTGGACAGTTCCGGATTCGTCGGCTTGTCCGCCAACGGAACGCCGAACGGCATGTTGTACGAGATGGCCGCCATGGACCTCGTGCAGGCCAAGCTCCCGCCACTTTCCTTCGACGAGAGGGTGGATGAACTCGACCGCCTGCTGCGTGCCATGGCCGGATGCGGTCTCGTAGCCGGGCAGATGCTGGACTTCGGCCATGCCGACTCCCTCGACGTCCTGGAAGCCTTGGAGGAACGGGGAGACCTGGCCATTCGCCTCAGGATCTCGCCGTGGGTCATGCCCGGAGCCAATCAGGAGGACCTGAATGCACTTCTGGCCATGCAGGGCCGCCACGGACGACGCTGGCACGTGCGTGGCATCAAACTCATGATGGACGGCACGATCGACAACGGCACCGCCTGGCTGTTCGACCCGGACTCTCACGGAGAATCCCGGCACCCGTTGTGGCCCCAGCCTGCCGAGCTCGCGGCGGCCATGAGGTTTTTCCACGAGAACGGGATCCCCACCGCCACCCACGCCATCGGGGACAAGGCCGTCTCATTCATTGCCCAGACCATCGCCGCGCTTCCCCGGAACGGGACAGTGCACCGCATTGAGCACATCGAATCCATCCCCGACCAAGTGCTGACCCAGATCATTGACGCTGGCGCCACCACCAGCCTTCAGCCAACCCACTGTGCCCTGTACAGCCGCGCCGACCACGCCGACAACTGGTCACGCCGCCTCGGCACCGAACGCGCAAACCACGCCTGGCGCACCCGCGACCTTCGGGATGCCGGAGCGGTCGTTGCCCTCGGCTCAGACTGGCCCATCGCCCCCTTCGACCCGCGCGGTATCATCGCCGCTGCCCAAACACGCCGACCAGCCGGCAGGCCCGACATAAAACCGGTACAACCCCGGCAGGCACTTTCCGCGCGCGCAGCCTTGGAGGGTTATACCGCCCAATACTGGGAATCCGTTGGCGAAAAGGGAGGCACCTTAGTCGTCGGCGCGCGGGCTGATCTGACAGTATTTGGCCTGGATCCGCTGACCACGGCCCCCGACGAGTTCGCGCTGGCTCCTATCCTCCTCACCATGGTGGACGGGGAGATCGTCGCCGATCACCGAACAGCTGCAGCGGCCGCCGGTCCGAGCACCTGA
- a CDS encoding PfkB family carbohydrate kinase gives MVSILTARDNVVDCYLDEGQVFPGGNALNVAVHARRAGARTAYAGTVGTDPAGAFIQSSLAREGVSTDFLQVRPGSTAYCVIERNDGDRVFREVGLGVSQAEYDGGFLSPSSGFHAVHLSVSSLLEDLAPELASVSRLSFDFSTNRDAALLSAVAPHCYLASFSGGDLTRPEALDLARQATALGATWALVTRGAEGAVLAGREHTCEAPAANTTVVDTLGAGDTFIATVLTELLKATNPREALTMASEASALTCSRLGAFGQGESLTAVPLPAG, from the coding sequence ATGGTTTCGATCCTGACAGCGAGGGATAACGTTGTTGACTGCTACTTGGATGAGGGGCAGGTTTTTCCAGGCGGCAACGCACTGAATGTGGCTGTACACGCACGGCGTGCGGGAGCACGGACAGCCTATGCCGGCACGGTCGGGACAGATCCGGCGGGAGCTTTTATCCAAAGCTCCCTGGCCCGGGAGGGGGTGTCCACGGACTTTCTGCAGGTCCGGCCCGGCAGCACCGCATACTGCGTGATTGAAAGGAACGACGGCGACCGGGTGTTCCGCGAAGTGGGGCTCGGAGTCTCCCAGGCTGAATACGACGGCGGGTTCCTCTCGCCGTCGTCCGGCTTTCACGCTGTCCACCTCAGCGTCTCCAGCCTCCTGGAAGATTTGGCACCGGAACTCGCATCTGTTTCCCGCCTGTCTTTCGACTTCTCCACCAACAGGGACGCTGCCCTGCTTTCTGCGGTGGCACCGCACTGTTATCTGGCGTCCTTCTCGGGAGGAGACCTGACCAGGCCTGAGGCTCTCGATCTTGCGAGGCAGGCCACTGCCCTCGGTGCCACCTGGGCCCTGGTAACGCGGGGAGCAGAGGGCGCCGTCCTTGCGGGCCGGGAACACACCTGCGAGGCCCCGGCGGCAAACACGACTGTGGTGGACACCCTGGGGGCCGGTGATACGTTCATCGCCACGGTTTTGACGGAGCTCCTCAAAGCCACAAATCCACGCGAGGCCTTAACCATGGCATCAGAAGCTTCCGCCCTCACCTGCAGCAGGCTCGGAGCCTTCGGACAGGGCGAATCACTGACCGCCGTGCCCCTGCCGGCAGGGTAG
- a CDS encoding FAD-binding oxidoreductase has product MSSETPAKRVAVIGGGILGASTCMHLARGGAQVTLVTAGPLASGASSRSIAWLNSSGARSADYHYLRMLAIDRYRTWTAHHPESRDYIRFDGAMKWAGPNETFRETFAFERSTGYDSVWINRDDVSRIAPDVNVEAVAEEGAIYNAGEGWVNMPDFIPALVAEAVANGAEAIENAGDVRVDVQDGVASGVILGDGTRLAADQVVLATGGDVPAQLAALGVTVPDATPAAFVLFTDPINFEVKTVLNTPRVAVRPTPDGRLVLDADWAEQSIVVEDDGSLTVPEASVQGLLDEASKVLAGNPRLTAQKVGAGLKPIPGDGEPVVGPVPAISGLHTVFTHSGATLGLILGELLAEEILTGTPSPVLKSFRLDRFDAGTTAPEALGTGAWAPVPQK; this is encoded by the coding sequence ATGTCCTCCGAAACCCCAGCAAAACGTGTTGCCGTCATCGGTGGCGGCATCCTCGGCGCATCAACCTGCATGCACCTCGCGCGGGGTGGCGCCCAAGTGACGCTTGTAACCGCCGGGCCCCTCGCGAGCGGGGCCTCAAGCCGCTCCATCGCGTGGCTGAACTCCTCCGGTGCCCGGTCCGCCGACTACCACTACCTGCGGATGCTTGCCATCGACAGGTACCGCACCTGGACTGCGCACCACCCCGAGAGCCGGGACTACATCAGGTTCGATGGCGCCATGAAGTGGGCCGGACCGAATGAGACATTCCGCGAGACCTTCGCCTTCGAGCGTTCAACGGGGTACGACTCCGTCTGGATCAACCGCGACGACGTGTCCCGGATCGCACCCGACGTGAACGTCGAGGCGGTGGCTGAGGAAGGTGCCATTTACAACGCGGGAGAAGGCTGGGTGAATATGCCCGACTTCATCCCCGCGCTGGTCGCCGAGGCAGTGGCCAACGGTGCCGAGGCCATCGAGAACGCCGGCGACGTGCGGGTGGACGTGCAGGACGGCGTCGCGTCCGGCGTCATACTCGGCGACGGGACCAGGCTGGCAGCAGACCAGGTAGTGCTGGCAACCGGCGGCGACGTTCCTGCCCAACTCGCGGCCTTGGGCGTGACGGTCCCGGATGCCACCCCTGCCGCCTTCGTGCTGTTCACCGATCCGATCAACTTCGAAGTAAAGACCGTGCTGAATACTCCGCGTGTCGCGGTGCGGCCCACCCCTGACGGCCGCCTGGTGCTCGACGCCGATTGGGCCGAACAGTCGATCGTTGTTGAGGACGACGGTTCCCTCACGGTTCCTGAAGCGTCCGTGCAGGGCTTGCTCGACGAAGCATCGAAAGTCCTTGCCGGGAACCCCCGGCTGACTGCGCAGAAAGTAGGAGCAGGGCTGAAACCCATTCCGGGCGACGGCGAACCCGTAGTAGGTCCGGTGCCGGCAATTTCGGGACTGCACACGGTGTTCACTCACTCGGGCGCAACGCTCGGGCTGATTCTTGGCGAACTCCTCGCAGAGGAAATCCTCACCGGAACCCCGTCTCCGGTGCTGAAGTCCTTCCGCCTGGACCGGTTCGACGCCGGCACCACGGCGCCGGAAGCACTGGGCACGGGCGCCTGGGCTCCTGTGCCGCAGAAGTAA
- a CDS encoding amino acid ABC transporter ATP-binding protein, which translates to MSLASNTSRNNTAPDIETFHGSSLVLKNLTMAYGDIEVLRNVNLTVKPGTTTCIIGPSGSGKSTLLRGVNRLHEPKSGDVLLAGESALKVNPDILRARIGMVFQHFNLFPDHTALENVALALWSVKKMSKAEARERARRRLAEVGLAERADHRPRDLSGGQQQRVAIARALAMEPEVMLFDEATSALDPELVKGVLNLMAGLGRRGMTMLVVTHEMGFARKVADQVVFMDEGEVVEAGTPGELFDNPKSERLQRFLSEVL; encoded by the coding sequence ATGAGCCTCGCCAGCAACACCTCACGCAACAACACCGCCCCAGACATTGAGACCTTCCACGGCTCCAGCCTGGTGCTGAAGAACCTCACCATGGCGTACGGGGACATCGAGGTCCTGCGCAACGTCAACCTCACCGTCAAGCCGGGAACCACCACCTGCATCATCGGACCCTCCGGTTCAGGCAAGTCCACCCTTCTCCGCGGCGTCAACCGCCTGCATGAACCTAAAAGCGGTGACGTGCTCCTGGCCGGTGAAAGCGCCCTGAAGGTCAACCCGGACATCCTCCGCGCCCGCATCGGCATGGTGTTCCAGCACTTCAACCTCTTCCCGGACCACACAGCACTGGAAAACGTCGCCCTGGCCCTGTGGAGCGTCAAGAAGATGTCCAAGGCAGAGGCCCGCGAACGCGCACGCCGCCGCCTGGCCGAAGTCGGACTCGCTGAGCGCGCGGACCACCGCCCGCGGGACCTGTCCGGCGGGCAGCAACAGCGCGTCGCCATCGCCCGCGCCCTGGCCATGGAACCCGAAGTCATGCTGTTCGATGAAGCCACCAGCGCCCTGGACCCGGAACTGGTCAAGGGTGTCCTGAACCTCATGGCAGGGCTCGGACGCCGCGGAATGACCATGCTCGTGGTCACCCACGAAATGGGCTTCGCACGCAAGGTCGCGGACCAGGTCGTTTTTATGGACGAAGGCGAAGTCGTCGAAGCCGGCACCCCCGGCGAGCTCTTCGATAACCCCAAGAGCGAGCGCCTCCAGCGCTTCCTCTCGGAAGTCCTGTGA
- a CDS encoding LacI family DNA-binding transcriptional regulator yields MAPPPRITITQVAAEAGVSTATAGRALGGYGYASDEVAARVQAAARKLGYKPNMLARSLVTGRSQTIGVVAADIDNAFYARVLRGIGDVARSRGFGVILTNSDENLDREKEAVQLLLEKRVDGLIITPCDVHGSEHLRNLIAGGCPAVQIDRAAYDLAADSVTVDNRGAAREAVAHLLTAGHKRVGIIAELEQIDNGSLADFVAQAAVSPLTGETLYPSWQRLLGYLDAHRDAGVPVQTQLIRRAGAYSSEAARHEAVELLESDAAPTAVFAADGTMSQGLMQAIADLKISVPDQLSVVCFDDLDWMTFMQPAITSVHQPVHRIGSMAAELLLSRIAGETSMPKHNVLEARLNIRNSVGPPAR; encoded by the coding sequence ATGGCGCCACCTCCCAGGATCACCATCACCCAGGTTGCAGCTGAAGCGGGTGTCAGCACGGCTACGGCCGGGAGGGCCCTTGGCGGTTACGGATACGCGAGCGATGAGGTGGCAGCGCGGGTCCAGGCTGCAGCCCGGAAACTGGGCTACAAGCCCAACATGCTCGCCCGCAGCCTCGTCACCGGCCGCAGCCAGACCATCGGCGTCGTCGCCGCCGATATCGACAACGCCTTTTACGCCCGGGTCCTGCGCGGGATCGGTGACGTGGCACGGTCGCGTGGATTCGGCGTCATCCTCACCAACAGTGATGAGAACCTCGACCGCGAAAAGGAAGCCGTCCAACTGCTCCTTGAAAAACGCGTCGACGGGCTCATCATCACTCCCTGCGACGTCCATGGATCCGAGCATCTCCGCAATCTCATTGCCGGCGGGTGCCCGGCAGTCCAGATAGACCGGGCAGCCTACGACCTGGCAGCAGACTCCGTGACAGTAGACAACCGCGGTGCAGCCCGCGAAGCGGTGGCCCACCTGCTCACAGCGGGCCACAAACGGGTAGGAATCATCGCTGAACTTGAACAAATCGACAATGGCAGCCTCGCGGACTTCGTAGCCCAAGCAGCCGTTTCGCCCCTAACCGGGGAAACGCTGTATCCAAGCTGGCAGCGGCTGCTCGGATACCTCGACGCCCACCGTGACGCCGGCGTCCCCGTGCAGACCCAACTGATCCGCCGCGCCGGCGCCTACTCCTCCGAGGCAGCCCGGCACGAAGCCGTTGAGCTCCTTGAATCCGACGCCGCGCCTACTGCTGTCTTCGCGGCCGATGGCACCATGTCCCAAGGGCTTATGCAGGCCATCGCCGACCTCAAAATCAGTGTTCCAGACCAGCTTTCGGTGGTCTGCTTCGATGACCTCGACTGGATGACTTTCATGCAACCGGCAATAACGTCAGTGCACCAGCCGGTGCACCGGATCGGCTCCATGGCGGCAGAACTCCTGCTGTCCAGGATCGCCGGCGAGACATCAATGCCTAAGCACAATGTCTTGGAAGCGCGGCTCAATATCCGGAACTCAGTGGGACCGCCCGCACGTTAA